In one window of Aliidiomarina minuta DNA:
- a CDS encoding GNAT family N-acetyltransferase has product MQICETDRLIVRRLSLEDVPALTEILSDPEVMKHSVRGVCDEAATREFIEWSLSCYESHCAGPWALIDKKSSELIGFCSAGPEMVADVEEISLGYRLARRYWNKGLASEAARAVLSYVFTQKLCKSVVVIIEPGHPASLKVAEKAGFSGFDELEFYGRAVRLYRLTSEQWETLNDNDSN; this is encoded by the coding sequence GTGCAGATTTGTGAAACGGATAGATTGATTGTAAGGCGGCTGTCCCTCGAGGATGTTCCTGCGTTGACGGAAATTCTCAGCGATCCTGAGGTGATGAAACACTCGGTTCGGGGCGTTTGTGATGAGGCCGCTACCCGGGAATTTATTGAGTGGTCCTTATCCTGTTATGAGTCGCATTGCGCGGGGCCATGGGCATTAATTGATAAGAAATCTTCTGAACTCATAGGCTTCTGCAGTGCCGGGCCAGAAATGGTCGCTGATGTCGAAGAAATAAGTCTCGGCTATCGGCTTGCCAGACGCTATTGGAATAAAGGGCTGGCATCTGAGGCGGCTAGAGCCGTTCTGAGTTATGTTTTTACACAGAAACTTTGCAAGTCAGTGGTAGTTATCATAGAGCCCGGGCATCCGGCATCGCTGAAGGTCGCTGAGAAGGCGGGTTTTTCCGGCTTTGATGAGCTGGAATTTTATGGTCGTGCGGTGCGTCTATACCGTCTAACCTCTGAGCAATGGGAAACATTGAATGACAATGACAGTAATTAA
- a CDS encoding restriction endonuclease, SacI family: MTINIDHLQAKKILFKEYQNSLDNIEDTISIEWTGRIERLTELCPYRKSSTFVAALGTAMLAKTIDPGVDVYCLLERDGSDTSYSARSLADNVWAKSRALLGIDLGANGANPLNNTPFIGKARIDEIRNVRNKNGYAFLIECLNLLATYTTTDDAKSALRGFINVRRNDFQSVFSVGEEAGDYLVLPTLIDAVEELMKLGSEEGRIAQSVASGCLAVLFGSDNIDVGHVNDPDRNFPLDIAIHSPSDSNSIRIAVEVKDKPVGSAEILSSIEKAKSLDVDNVVFLAVSNRQVIDQYIEVYERARDMGCKLSVYFSWEEFIKSCITFSSDNAVLNMASTYQAIGNYLTELGVSQNAVSFWEGKASSQNST, translated from the coding sequence ATGACAATAAATATTGATCATTTACAAGCAAAAAAAATTCTTTTCAAAGAGTACCAAAATTCTCTTGATAACATTGAAGACACTATATCCATTGAGTGGACTGGACGGATTGAACGACTAACGGAACTATGTCCATATCGAAAAAGCTCAACGTTTGTTGCGGCCCTAGGCACTGCAATGCTGGCAAAAACTATCGACCCTGGAGTAGATGTATATTGTTTGCTCGAGCGTGATGGGAGCGATACATCGTATTCTGCCCGATCACTTGCTGATAACGTATGGGCTAAAAGCCGGGCTCTATTAGGCATAGATTTAGGGGCAAATGGAGCAAATCCACTAAACAATACACCTTTTATAGGAAAAGCAAGAATTGATGAAATTCGAAATGTTCGAAATAAGAACGGATACGCATTTCTAATTGAATGCCTAAACTTACTCGCAACATATACAACTACAGACGATGCCAAATCTGCTTTGCGGGGCTTTATAAATGTAAGAAGAAATGATTTTCAGTCAGTATTTAGTGTAGGTGAAGAGGCGGGCGACTATCTGGTCCTCCCTACTTTAATTGATGCTGTAGAGGAACTCATGAAGCTAGGTAGCGAAGAAGGACGCATAGCTCAATCCGTTGCGTCGGGCTGTCTAGCCGTATTATTCGGAAGTGACAATATTGATGTAGGTCATGTAAACGATCCAGATAGAAATTTTCCGCTAGATATTGCTATTCATTCCCCTAGCGACTCAAATTCGATTAGAATTGCAGTCGAGGTTAAGGATAAGCCTGTGGGCTCAGCGGAAATATTATCGAGCATTGAGAAGGCTAAATCTCTTGATGTGGATAACGTTGTATTCCTTGCGGTAAGTAATCGTCAAGTCATTGATCAGTATATTGAAGTTTATGAGCGAGCAAGAGATATGGGATGCAAGCTATCTGTCTATTTTAGCTGGGAGGAATTTATAAAATCCTGTATAACATTTTCAAGTGATAATGCCGTCTTAAATATGGCAAGCACATATCAAGCTATTGGAAACTACCTAACAGAACTTGGAGTGAGTCAGAATGCTGTATCTTTCTGGGAGGGTAAGGCAAGTAGTCAAAATAGCACATAA
- a CDS encoding DNA cytosine methyltransferase, translating into MLKTISLYTGAGGLDLGLEAAGFETTVAVEFNKWACETINHNRPQWNALHRDIHDVPSSEIVEVGGFSNEEPSLLIGGPPCQPFSKAAYWSKGDTKRLDDPRADTLTAYLRVLRDLKPKAFLMENVFGITYKGKDEAIDLLKGIISKINSEEGTNYNFNLGVINAADFGVPQVRERVFIIGSRDGAEFKFPIPTHKKPEDCDNDLFPLENWRTAWDAIGDLNSLNHADIAATGKWADLLPSIPEGKNYLHHTNRGDGLPLFGWRTRYWSFLLKLAKNKPSWTIQAQPGSAIGPFHWKNRRLSTRELCRFQTFPDDYEILGGRTEVQRQLGNAVPSLIGEILGREIKRQFFNITEKEPLKLLPKVNTAPYKKQPVKAVHEKYHDLLGEHLDHPGTGKGPQALKSSDT; encoded by the coding sequence ATGCTCAAGACAATTAGCTTATATACAGGTGCAGGAGGTCTTGATCTGGGTCTCGAAGCAGCAGGATTTGAAACAACTGTTGCCGTTGAATTTAACAAGTGGGCTTGTGAGACTATTAACCACAACAGGCCTCAATGGAATGCACTTCATCGCGACATTCACGATGTACCTAGCAGCGAGATAGTTGAAGTAGGTGGTTTTTCGAATGAAGAGCCAAGCCTATTAATAGGCGGGCCTCCTTGCCAGCCATTTTCGAAAGCAGCTTACTGGTCAAAAGGTGATACCAAAAGACTAGATGACCCTAGGGCTGATACGCTCACCGCCTATTTGAGAGTTTTAAGGGACTTAAAGCCAAAAGCATTCTTAATGGAAAATGTCTTTGGTATTACTTATAAAGGAAAAGATGAAGCTATAGATCTTTTGAAAGGAATTATTAGCAAAATAAATTCAGAAGAAGGTACTAACTATAACTTTAATTTAGGCGTTATTAATGCAGCTGACTTTGGAGTACCCCAGGTCAGAGAAAGGGTTTTTATAATTGGCTCAAGAGATGGGGCAGAGTTTAAATTTCCCATACCAACTCATAAAAAACCAGAAGATTGCGACAATGATTTATTTCCTTTGGAAAATTGGAGAACTGCTTGGGATGCTATAGGTGATCTAAATTCTTTAAATCACGCAGATATTGCAGCAACTGGGAAATGGGCTGATCTGTTACCAAGCATTCCTGAAGGAAAGAACTATTTACATCACACAAACAGGGGAGACGGGCTTCCTTTGTTTGGTTGGCGTACTCGATATTGGAGCTTTCTTTTAAAACTCGCAAAGAATAAGCCATCTTGGACGATACAGGCTCAACCGGGGAGCGCAATAGGCCCTTTCCATTGGAAGAACCGCAGACTATCCACTCGTGAGCTTTGTCGTTTTCAAACATTTCCTGACGATTATGAAATATTAGGCGGTAGAACCGAGGTTCAAAGGCAGTTAGGTAATGCCGTCCCGAGTTTGATTGGAGAAATTCTGGGAAGAGAAATCAAGCGGCAATTTTTTAATATTACTGAAAAAGAACCTTTGAAACTCCTACCAAAAGTGAATACTGCTCCGTACAAAAAACAACCAGTAAAGGCAGTGCATGAAAAATATCATGATTTATTGGGAGAGCATCTTGATCATCCTGGAACTGGAAAAGGGCCACAAGCTTTGAAGTCGAGTGACACATAA
- a CDS encoding thioredoxin family protein, with amino-acid sequence MVQLQGTYVHAKKPENDRSPGLTMSLGNRITDKLNSIENFIAKAPAYLFPVKILGWIVLFAALITTNFIAIFKWPFSAISKKLNRKELVVGDPVNVSSADELQELISGQGTVLVDFWAQWCGPCLLMDKAITSLAKEYSGKVVVAKIDVSLSSKLSKLYAVRGLPTVIVFKNGSELVRKSGSMTKSQLKELLR; translated from the coding sequence GTGGTTCAACTACAAGGAACTTATGTACATGCCAAAAAACCTGAAAATGACCGAAGCCCTGGATTAACAATGAGTCTTGGTAACCGAATTACCGACAAATTAAACAGCATAGAAAACTTCATTGCTAAAGCTCCAGCTTACCTGTTTCCGGTTAAGATATTGGGCTGGATAGTATTATTTGCTGCGTTGATTACTACTAATTTTATCGCAATTTTTAAATGGCCTTTTTCTGCCATTTCCAAAAAGTTGAATAGAAAAGAATTGGTTGTAGGAGACCCTGTTAATGTAAGTTCAGCTGATGAGCTGCAAGAGCTGATCTCTGGGCAGGGCACTGTGTTAGTGGACTTTTGGGCGCAATGGTGTGGTCCTTGTCTGTTAATGGACAAGGCGATTACTAGCCTGGCAAAGGAGTATTCTGGCAAGGTGGTTGTGGCTAAAATTGATGTGTCTCTGAGCTCAAAACTCAGTAAGTTATATGCAGTAAGGGGTTTACCAACCGTTATAGTCTTTAAAAATGGCAGTGAACTAGTTAGAAAAAGCGGCTCAATGACTAAAAGCCAACTGAAAGAATTACTTAGATAA
- a CDS encoding DUF3732 domain-containing protein: MSKWAQELQLEHSNHPIKLDLKRLTVVADTPDGKVPLYQMGSGENWVGYHLVTYMALAKWFIKRKRPVPSFVFFDQPTQVYFPTDIDSTGNIEEIPVDEDRRAVKKMFRWLYDLIQHEFEGRFQVIVTDHADIDEDWFQECVRDKKWRGDEALIPLSWIE; the protein is encoded by the coding sequence ATGAGTAAATGGGCACAGGAATTACAATTGGAACATAGTAATCATCCGATTAAGCTAGATTTGAAACGCCTGACCGTTGTTGCTGACACCCCGGATGGTAAAGTGCCTCTTTATCAGATGGGGAGCGGTGAAAACTGGGTTGGCTATCATTTGGTCACTTATATGGCTTTAGCCAAATGGTTTATTAAAAGAAAGAGGCCTGTTCCTAGTTTCGTGTTCTTTGATCAACCTACACAGGTGTATTTTCCAACAGATATCGATAGCACAGGAAATATTGAGGAGATTCCTGTCGATGAAGACAGACGAGCAGTCAAGAAAATGTTCAGATGGCTTTATGATTTAATTCAGCATGAGTTTGAAGGTCGCTTCCAAGTTATTGTGACAGATCATGCTGATATCGATGAAGATTGGTTCCAAGAATGTGTAAGAGATAAGAAATGGAGAGGAGACGAAGCACTGATACCTCTAAGTTGGATTGAGTAA
- a CDS encoding IS110 family transposase: protein MNFYNSTHQHYCGIDLHARSLYVCIISQQGETLLHKEIPAKPDALIELITPYSDDLVIGVECMHCWYWIADFCDDHDIEFILDHALYMKAIHGGKTKNDSVDSFKVAALMRGGNFPLAYVYPRNMRATRDLLRRRTNLVRHGADMKAHVVNTTSQYNLPSNKVNLKNVGAREQLNTTFTDSVVQRNISLDMAVLECYHRELSQVEWFLEKQAIKHQPAYFYLLKTIPGIGRILALTILYEIGDIQRFESVQKFASYARLIKCKAESAGKTYGTQGNKIGNAHLKWAFSEAAVLYLRGNPGAQQLLQRFQKRMNKAKALSALAHKLGRAVYFMLKNEKIFNEQRFLTS, encoded by the coding sequence ATGAACTTTTACAATAGCACCCATCAGCATTATTGTGGAATCGATCTGCATGCCCGCAGTCTTTATGTTTGCATCATCAGTCAGCAAGGTGAAACCCTCCTGCATAAGGAGATCCCCGCCAAACCAGACGCGTTGATTGAACTTATCACGCCTTACTCAGATGATCTTGTTATCGGCGTTGAGTGCATGCACTGTTGGTACTGGATCGCTGACTTTTGCGACGACCATGATATTGAGTTTATTCTCGACCACGCGTTATATATGAAGGCTATTCATGGCGGCAAAACCAAAAATGACAGCGTGGACTCCTTCAAAGTTGCTGCCTTAATGCGCGGTGGAAACTTTCCACTAGCCTATGTCTATCCGCGCAATATGCGGGCAACTCGTGACTTGTTGCGTCGCAGAACCAATCTGGTACGCCACGGCGCTGATATGAAAGCTCATGTCGTAAACACCACCAGCCAATACAATTTGCCGTCCAACAAGGTCAACCTAAAAAATGTCGGTGCTCGTGAGCAACTCAATACCACCTTCACAGATTCCGTTGTACAACGAAATATCAGCCTCGATATGGCGGTACTCGAGTGCTACCACCGGGAGCTCAGTCAGGTGGAATGGTTTCTGGAAAAACAAGCTATCAAACACCAACCCGCGTACTTTTACCTGCTAAAAACAATCCCAGGCATCGGTCGAATACTCGCACTGACCATTCTCTATGAAATCGGGGATATTCAACGCTTCGAGTCCGTTCAAAAATTTGCTTCTTACGCCAGGCTCATCAAATGCAAAGCTGAATCTGCCGGTAAAACCTATGGCACTCAAGGCAACAAAATTGGCAATGCTCACCTCAAATGGGCTTTCTCTGAAGCCGCAGTTTTATACCTCAGAGGCAATCCGGGTGCTCAGCAATTATTACAACGCTTCCAAAAGCGCATGAACAAGGCCAAAGCCTTATCGGCTTTAGCCCACAAGCTAGGCCGCGCCGTCTATTTCATGTTAAAGAACGAGAAAATATTCAATGAACAACGCTTTTTAACGAGTTAG
- a CDS encoding DMT family transporter, producing the protein MPYTRIIVLTMLAMIAFAANSLLCRAALMHTSIDAASFTTIRLLSGAVVLWLILRFRQGTAAGAGNWLSAIALFVYAAGFSFAYISLPAATGALLLFGAVQTTMIGYGMWAGERLLKLQLIGLAVAFGGLVGLLLPGLSTPPLLGSVLMLAAGVAWGVYSLRGKGSGDPTRVTTGNFLRAVPITLIMSLFMLNGASLDMAGFWYAVASGALASGVGYAIWYRVLPMLKATKAATIQLSVPVIAAVGGIIILGEPITLRFALASIAILGGVALVIWQKQHTADRP; encoded by the coding sequence ATGCCATACACACGCATCATCGTGCTTACAATGCTAGCCATGATTGCTTTTGCCGCTAATTCGCTGCTTTGCCGGGCGGCGCTTATGCATACCAGCATTGACGCCGCTAGCTTTACGACTATTCGGTTGCTTTCTGGTGCAGTGGTGCTTTGGTTAATTCTGAGGTTCAGGCAAGGCACAGCGGCCGGTGCAGGCAACTGGCTGTCGGCAATAGCCTTGTTTGTGTATGCGGCTGGCTTTTCTTTTGCCTATATAAGTCTGCCGGCGGCAACCGGGGCTTTGCTGCTTTTTGGTGCCGTACAAACGACCATGATTGGCTATGGTATGTGGGCGGGTGAACGTTTGCTTAAACTGCAACTGATTGGCCTTGCTGTGGCTTTTGGGGGGCTTGTTGGCTTATTGCTGCCGGGACTTTCGACACCGCCATTGTTGGGTTCGGTATTGATGCTGGCGGCCGGGGTTGCATGGGGTGTCTATTCCCTACGCGGGAAAGGGTCAGGTGATCCTACGCGGGTAACCACGGGAAATTTTCTGCGTGCGGTTCCGATCACGCTAATCATGAGCCTGTTTATGTTGAACGGCGCATCGCTGGACATGGCTGGGTTCTGGTACGCCGTGGCGTCGGGTGCACTGGCTTCCGGGGTGGGGTACGCGATTTGGTACCGGGTTCTGCCTATGTTGAAGGCTACGAAGGCGGCTACTATTCAGCTGAGTGTTCCTGTGATTGCGGCTGTGGGCGGTATTATTATTCTGGGTGAACCAATAACTCTGCGCTTTGCATTGGCGTCTATCGCTATTCTCGGTGGCGTTGCGCTGGTTATCTGGCAAAAGCAACATACTGCCGACCGCCCGTAA
- a CDS encoding MipA/OmpV family protein yields the protein MKTFTSLLSVLLLQGFLSQTALAQEERTAMVPLPSQDDFTRGEDGWALGLGLGIEYETAYEGSDEFGFEVDPAGALQWRRGNNIFYFAGEAIGWRGLRADTWLLEALVGFEEGREESDSDKGYLDGLGDGDEGLELVLQARHAFSADWRYWLVGRLVTGENGNLGLFGVGRRFGDQLDGSGLEANLVAVFHDSEFANKDFGITAQQSAASGLNETRVSSGLRSVGVDFNYRHHINDNWQIYGEALYEHFSSEVRSSPIARSNYEAEIGIGFIYVF from the coding sequence ATGAAAACATTCACAAGTTTACTGTCGGTCCTGCTCCTACAGGGCTTTTTATCTCAAACTGCCTTAGCGCAAGAAGAACGAACAGCGATGGTGCCTTTACCTTCACAGGACGACTTCACCCGAGGTGAAGACGGCTGGGCGCTCGGATTAGGCCTTGGCATTGAATATGAAACCGCCTACGAAGGGTCGGACGAATTTGGCTTTGAAGTCGACCCTGCCGGTGCATTGCAGTGGCGCCGGGGGAACAACATTTTCTATTTTGCCGGTGAAGCCATCGGCTGGCGTGGCCTTCGTGCTGATACCTGGCTACTTGAGGCTCTGGTGGGCTTTGAGGAAGGCCGTGAAGAAAGTGATTCCGACAAGGGCTATCTGGATGGCCTTGGTGACGGCGATGAAGGGCTGGAACTCGTATTACAAGCACGCCATGCGTTCAGTGCCGACTGGCGTTACTGGTTGGTTGGCCGCTTGGTCACCGGCGAAAACGGCAACCTGGGCTTATTTGGTGTCGGTCGCCGCTTCGGTGACCAACTCGACGGCTCCGGGCTCGAAGCGAACCTAGTGGCCGTGTTTCACGACAGCGAATTTGCCAATAAAGATTTCGGCATCACCGCACAGCAATCAGCGGCATCAGGGTTGAACGAAACCCGGGTAAGCAGTGGCCTGCGCTCAGTGGGAGTCGATTTCAACTATCGCCACCACATCAACGACAACTGGCAGATTTACGGCGAAGCACTGTACGAACACTTTAGCAGTGAGGTTCGCTCTAGCCCCATCGCTCGCAGCAACTACGAGGCCGAAATAGGCATTGGGTTCATTTACGTATTCTAG
- a CDS encoding DUF2971 domain-containing protein, giving the protein MSKPEYLYHYTSIEGLAHILESRQIRFSRLDLLDDVTEGQSQDAVDWRKYYFVSCWTAEEEESIPLWSMYTPDMMGVRIKLPLSMFKTHIIDHSELPRFIQLADTSKAPPGAKIQIRCLMPYEKLHGEDYFVMNTCFRDEVWPSKVEYTDDPTLLNQNLIKYNKETDTTSISSDEIAKYKKKVWSFQYEWRFKIHCFNAAPRSLKSKMPNDSYNELMLRELRNFEKGVSQEYFFMDLDDLIFDSLEVVLGPKVDSAHKIIVNSLIQNFCSKAKVSPSRLTGQIR; this is encoded by the coding sequence ATGAGCAAGCCTGAATATTTATATCATTACACAAGTATCGAGGGGCTAGCTCATATATTAGAATCCCGTCAAATTCGTTTTTCTAGATTAGATCTTCTTGATGATGTAACCGAAGGGCAATCTCAAGATGCAGTTGATTGGCGAAAATATTATTTTGTTAGTTGTTGGACTGCAGAAGAAGAAGAGTCAATACCGTTGTGGAGTATGTATACACCAGACATGATGGGAGTGCGGATTAAATTACCCCTGAGTATGTTTAAAACTCACATAATAGATCACTCAGAATTGCCAAGATTTATTCAATTGGCGGATACAAGTAAGGCACCTCCTGGGGCAAAAATACAAATCAGATGTTTAATGCCGTATGAGAAGCTCCATGGTGAAGATTATTTTGTTATGAATACTTGTTTTAGAGATGAAGTCTGGCCTTCGAAGGTTGAATATACTGATGATCCAACTTTATTAAATCAGAACTTAATAAAGTACAACAAAGAAACTGATACAACGTCTATTAGCTCAGATGAAATTGCTAAATATAAAAAGAAAGTTTGGTCATTTCAATATGAGTGGAGATTCAAAATACATTGTTTTAATGCGGCACCTAGAAGTCTAAAAAGTAAAATGCCAAATGACTCTTATAATGAGCTAATGCTTAGGGAGCTACGTAATTTTGAAAAGGGCGTTTCTCAAGAGTATTTCTTCATGGATCTCGATGATTTAATATTTGATAGTTTGGAAGTTGTGCTTGGGCCTAAAGTTGATTCTGCACATAAAATAATAGTTAACTCCTTAATCCAAAATTTCTGCTCTAAAGCTAAAGTAAGTCCAAGCAGATTAACTGGGCAAATAAGGTAG
- a CDS encoding helix-turn-helix domain-containing protein, whose amino-acid sequence MSAYGKKNGCKLTYHELAELTGLSKATLEAVGSRPDYNTTLATIDALCSYFNCDIQDLLEFTNESKEL is encoded by the coding sequence ATGTCCGCCTACGGTAAAAAGAATGGCTGTAAGCTTACTTATCATGAGCTTGCGGAGCTTACTGGTTTGTCTAAGGCAACTTTGGAGGCTGTAGGCTCTAGACCGGATTACAACACTACTTTGGCTACGATAGACGCTCTTTGCTCATATTTTAATTGCGACATTCAAGATTTACTCGAATTCACGAATGAGTCTAAAGAACTATAA
- a CDS encoding tyrosine-type recombinase/integrase, with the protein MSFYSDYLCAPRGNKPALRNDNPYEDGLISGAAKSRLVEMCSVDELIALLESSDSERERALLQFMYDSGVRRSEVCKINRQQFKDSLDFERRSVIIDDRTLQIPGVYKPFYVAGVKGRRRETKERNTVVSETSLVRVKRYHSSPLYRKSIKKYGNNGPAFLNAEGNPYTPSSISKLLRLKPASKGLISQERWVRLPTLDSMKIFRPTFFISNYNPIIHDLLPTHTKKSNNKHTTARPPANGCAYKINAYKPIIAPPPITVILSTQTIKSFKGSQFCE; encoded by the coding sequence ATGAGTTTCTACAGCGACTATTTGTGTGCTCCTAGAGGAAATAAACCTGCTTTACGAAATGATAACCCTTATGAAGATGGGCTAATCTCAGGCGCTGCAAAATCACGACTCGTTGAAATGTGCAGTGTCGACGAGCTTATAGCTCTCTTAGAGAGTTCTGATAGCGAGCGAGAGAGAGCGCTATTGCAGTTTATGTATGACTCTGGGGTCCGTAGGAGTGAGGTTTGTAAAATTAACAGACAACAGTTTAAAGACTCACTGGATTTCGAACGTAGGTCCGTAATAATAGATGATCGGACACTTCAAATTCCGGGGGTATACAAGCCATTTTACGTTGCAGGCGTTAAGGGACGAAGGCGGGAAACTAAGGAAAGAAACACAGTTGTAAGTGAAACTAGTTTGGTTAGAGTTAAACGATACCATTCCTCCCCTCTTTACCGGAAATCAATTAAAAAATACGGCAATAATGGCCCCGCCTTTTTAAACGCCGAAGGTAATCCATATACACCATCATCAATTAGCAAGCTCCTCAGACTCAAACCCGCAAGCAAAGGCCTCATCTCGCAAGAACGCTGGGTTCGCCTCCCGACCCTTGATAGCATGAAAATATTTCGTCCCACCTTCTTCATCAGTAATTACAATCCAATAATTCATGACTTGTTACCCACCCATACAAAGAAAAGCAATAATAAACATACCACGGCTAGGCCACCTGCAAACGGATGTGCATACAAGATCAATGCGTACAAACCCATTATTGCACCACCACCAATAACTGTAATTTTAAGCACCCAGACCATAAAATCCTTTAAGGGCTCCCAGTTTTGCGAGTAA
- a CDS encoding type II toxin-antitoxin system Phd/YefM family antitoxin produces the protein MTRVRVDEDIRPLSEFRAGVAKFVKQIQETRRPMVLTQRGRGVAVLVDVQEYEKMQERLEVLEEVYRAEEQIANGAGIFHEDAKLRILSKLTQ, from the coding sequence ATGACAAGGGTTCGTGTTGACGAAGATATTCGACCTTTATCTGAATTCCGGGCCGGAGTTGCAAAGTTTGTGAAGCAGATTCAGGAGACGCGGCGACCTATGGTACTCACCCAGCGAGGCCGCGGGGTTGCAGTGCTGGTTGATGTTCAAGAGTATGAAAAGATGCAAGAGCGCCTGGAAGTGCTCGAAGAGGTGTACCGCGCTGAAGAGCAAATTGCTAATGGTGCAGGAATATTCCATGAAGATGCGAAATTGCGCATTTTGAGTAAGTTAACTCAATGA
- a CDS encoding GIY-YIG nuclease family protein, with the protein MTEEFEIIAKLFANLEAARAEPFPNQRKQLLAPTNKCVYVVIDPDGAVLHVGQTPRGKGGLYQRLRNHLQGQSSFVRAYFAGDGSQLRSGHSFKYIEVEDSRLRALLESYTVGRLGPAHLGVG; encoded by the coding sequence ATGACTGAGGAGTTCGAGATCATAGCGAAGCTCTTTGCTAATTTAGAAGCCGCAAGAGCTGAGCCTTTTCCCAACCAGCGCAAGCAGCTTCTAGCGCCGACGAATAAATGCGTATACGTTGTGATCGATCCGGATGGTGCAGTATTGCATGTGGGGCAGACACCACGCGGTAAGGGAGGCCTGTATCAAAGGCTCAGGAATCATCTACAAGGACAGTCATCATTTGTTCGGGCGTATTTTGCTGGGGACGGCAGCCAATTAAGAAGTGGCCATAGCTTCAAATATATAGAAGTTGAGGATAGTCGACTCAGAGCATTACTTGAGTCTTATACAGTCGGTCGACTTGGCCCGGCACACCTGGGCGTTGGCTAG
- a CDS encoding DUF3892 domain-containing protein — MADRKVTKTGKGDGNVITKLCNSGEWWSPRSKDDAIDDIDSGRHSYYVMVGSSKVNIHVVNVGGKKHLRTDRDGKGKNNLEELPDC, encoded by the coding sequence ATGGCAGATAGAAAGGTTACAAAAACAGGAAAAGGTGATGGGAACGTAATCACGAAGCTGTGCAATTCCGGCGAATGGTGGTCACCAAGGTCTAAAGATGATGCTATTGACGATATTGATAGCGGCCGACATTCCTACTATGTCATGGTAGGGAGTTCAAAAGTTAACATTCATGTTGTAAACGTTGGTGGCAAGAAACACCTGAGAACTGACCGTGACGGAAAAGGCAAAAATAACCTGGAAGAGCTACCGGACTGCTAA
- a CDS encoding type II toxin-antitoxin system ParD family antitoxin — protein sequence MSMHRKTITLTEQQDGWVKRQIESGHFGNDSEYIRDLIRRDQQAQERISMLRNALVEGESSGESKPLNISAVKAAGRKRMKAAR from the coding sequence ATGAGCATGCATCGAAAAACCATCACGCTGACTGAACAACAGGACGGGTGGGTGAAACGCCAGATTGAGAGCGGTCACTTTGGTAATGATAGCGAGTATATTCGCGACCTTATCCGGCGCGACCAGCAAGCCCAGGAACGTATTAGTATGCTTCGGAACGCCCTTGTCGAAGGTGAATCAAGCGGCGAATCTAAGCCTCTTAATATATCCGCTGTTAAGGCAGCGGGCCGTAAACGGATGAAGGCAGCCAGATAG
- a CDS encoding type II toxin-antitoxin system RelE/ParE family toxin — translation MSKLSVTPKAESDLIGIWVYTCEEWNVEQADKYLEQLEAGMTQLMNHPSLGTNYSHVLPGYRRLQVERHVVFYKVLEAEILIVRVLHEDMVCSGQVILATGL, via the coding sequence GTGAGCAAGCTGAGCGTCACGCCAAAAGCGGAATCAGACCTTATCGGAATTTGGGTATATACCTGCGAAGAATGGAATGTGGAACAGGCCGATAAATATCTGGAACAGCTGGAAGCAGGCATGACACAGCTAATGAATCATCCGTCACTCGGCACCAACTATTCCCATGTTCTTCCGGGATATCGCAGATTGCAGGTAGAGCGGCACGTAGTATTTTATAAAGTGCTTGAAGCGGAAATTCTTATTGTTCGAGTGCTTCACGAGGACATGGTCTGTAGTGGTCAAGTAATATTGGCCACGGGTTTGTAG